A part of Limihaloglobus sulfuriphilus genomic DNA contains:
- a CDS encoding sulfatase, giving the protein MKRRDFLKLSIAAGTGLIASCGTLQKRNSVNSKPNIIFILTDDQGWGDLASYGHPYLKTPNIDRLAEEGTRFTQFYVNATVCAPSRVAFMTGRYPARNNVHHIYLKEDFNIEHGVPDYLDHDAFTLADLMKKAGYTTGHIGKWHLEGRDIKSPPSNYGFDEWLVTHDASASPSYIKRFNSTKHHVTLASHWIVDDALDFIERHKNSDTPFYLNLWTLVPHGLLQPTDEELSEYKYLKADPEDFKSWMNEYGHKAKDFTEQMKVYCASMTSTDKALGRLLDYLDENGLSDNTLIVFTSDNGPEDYHVGDSANAGVGSPGLSRGRKRSIYEGGIKVPCIVRWPRKIPRGRVADNVWTGVDLMPTLASLTNTEPADTTQLDGEDVSDIWLGSDRKRNREIYWEWKYEVVGNQDYNPPQLAIRDGDWKLLCNPDGSSVELYNIPKDQAEKNNIAAKYPEITNKLKEKLLDWKKTIPERFERSE; this is encoded by the coding sequence ATGAAACGCAGAGATTTTTTAAAACTTTCGATAGCGGCCGGAACCGGCTTGATCGCATCATGCGGCACATTACAAAAGAGAAATTCTGTAAACTCAAAACCGAATATTATCTTTATCCTCACAGACGATCAGGGCTGGGGGGATTTGGCTTCATACGGTCACCCATACCTTAAGACACCAAATATAGACCGATTAGCCGAAGAAGGCACCAGATTCACGCAGTTTTATGTAAACGCCACGGTCTGCGCACCAAGCAGAGTGGCGTTTATGACCGGCCGGTACCCGGCAAGAAACAATGTTCATCACATCTACCTCAAAGAGGATTTTAACATTGAACACGGAGTCCCTGACTATCTTGACCATGACGCTTTTACTCTCGCAGATCTAATGAAAAAAGCAGGCTACACAACGGGGCATATCGGCAAATGGCATCTTGAAGGAAGAGATATAAAAAGCCCGCCTTCAAATTACGGTTTTGATGAATGGCTGGTGACACATGATGCATCCGCCAGCCCCTCTTATATAAAGCGTTTCAATTCGACAAAACACCATGTAACCCTCGCAAGCCACTGGATCGTTGATGATGCTCTTGATTTCATAGAGAGACATAAAAACTCAGACACGCCCTTCTATCTGAACCTTTGGACGCTTGTCCCGCATGGCCTTTTACAGCCGACAGACGAAGAACTCTCTGAATATAAATACCTCAAAGCCGACCCTGAGGATTTCAAATCATGGATGAACGAATACGGACACAAGGCAAAAGATTTCACAGAACAGATGAAAGTTTACTGCGCTTCAATGACCAGTACAGACAAGGCTTTAGGCAGACTGCTCGATTATCTTGACGAAAACGGCCTGTCTGATAATACGCTGATAGTCTTTACCTCTGATAACGGGCCGGAGGATTATCACGTTGGTGATTCTGCCAACGCAGGTGTTGGCAGCCCAGGGCTTAGCCGGGGACGAAAACGCAGCATCTACGAAGGCGGCATAAAGGTTCCCTGCATAGTCAGATGGCCGCGGAAGATTCCCCGCGGCAGGGTCGCTGATAATGTCTGGACAGGCGTTGACCTGATGCCTACTCTGGCATCTTTGACCAATACAGAACCAGCCGACACCACGCAGCTTGACGGCGAAGACGTCAGCGATATATGGCTCGGCTCTGACCGCAAGCGAAATAGGGAGATATACTGGGAATGGAAATACGAGGTTGTGGGCAATCAGGATTATAATCCGCCGCAGCTGGCAATTCGTGACGGCGACTGGAAACTTCTTTGTAATCCTGACGGGAGCAGTGTTGAGCTGTACAACATACCCAAAGACCAGGCCGAGAAAAATAATATCGCGGCCAAATACCCGGAAATCACAAATAAACTCAAAGAAAAACTTTTAGACTGGAAGAAAACCATTCCCGAACGATTTGAACGGTCAGAATAA
- a CDS encoding FAD-dependent oxidoreductase, whose protein sequence is MLKRSVLFLFCVCAFSGAWADSIYIKESRREIPVIKEVDLLVVGGSSTGAAAATQAAANGARVFLASERPYLGADICRSRNLWTKSRPRTELSKTVFQSGLDLYAGCSYKYTASFESSSRHPDTPVPSLLNDFSYGDPAKDSVQYNSSVVINIDLDDIEQVSNVCLYAYQRSGDFVTSGYDLSASINGEDWEDISRVVNKQISGNTDRVELGIDNNFRARFLKLHIHKPSNAGRMLLGEITVETNSSADDALNRALRPLDVKYALDNLLLENGVDFLYGCYPTEVLKDSRGRLCGVVFSNRAGRQAVIADTLIDVSQTSVVARLAGAEFEPFAGGRVSCDRVVIGGEGVKSDIAHVVMPQKIEQKYNAVRYMFDINVAEDSFTQYCLAEQLARDMTWLRGQVDASECLSGFPFSRPLMQGNDEFKSLMPAGIDNLYVIQSAEFCDDSVAQFEIGERLGMRIAAEAEGAARSIDLNSISVFNGNESKASDEALRVDVKEFLNGPRTFDQQFKTVVSENVKLKLVDGYDVVVIGGGTSGAPAAIAASRNGAKTLVVEYLDGLGGVGTSGLIGRYCLGIRKGFTEEIDRGMAELGGYDYQIDNEGLGTPWDIELKKEWYRRQLRKNKCDIWFGAIGCGALVENGHVKGVIAATPYGRVAVKADVVIDSTGNSDIAAAAGASTIYTDADTVEVQGTGLPPRTLGARYTNTDYSFVDDGDMLDVWRMHVSARKKFKGSYDIAQLIDTRERRRIQGRFIISPVDIYNQRTYPDTVARVYSNFDTHGYTTHPLFNLKTPEHGDFIYANVPYRCMLPVGLEGIIVTGLGISAHRDAVPILRMQPDVQNHGYAAGCAAVLAVKSGVLPSDIDVHKIQKQMVEIGALPRDIISQQDSFPLPQNAIKEAVNDVRDEYKRVELLISDPQRSIPLLRKAWNESKSNDNRLKYAHVLAMLGDDTGIDTLIEKVDNTAWDPGWNFTAGGQFGSTFSKLDNYIIAMGYSKNTKAIDAIIARAKTLDASSDFSHFCALARACSSFEDKKLAPLLYSLLQKEGIRGYALNDKSELDEFNSRYFGSKEIRNLNLREILLARSLYQCSDHKGLGEKVLKEYSADFRGHYAICANAVLNE, encoded by the coding sequence ATGCTTAAAAGGTCAGTTTTATTTTTATTCTGTGTTTGCGCCTTTTCCGGGGCATGGGCTGATTCAATTTATATCAAAGAATCAAGGCGCGAAATACCTGTTATTAAAGAAGTTGATTTGCTTGTGGTTGGCGGCAGTTCGACAGGTGCAGCAGCAGCAACTCAGGCAGCGGCTAACGGGGCGAGAGTTTTTTTAGCCTCTGAAAGACCGTATCTCGGCGCTGATATATGCCGCAGTCGAAATCTCTGGACTAAAAGCCGGCCCCGCACTGAGTTAAGCAAAACAGTATTTCAATCTGGTTTAGATCTTTATGCAGGATGCAGCTATAAGTACACAGCAAGTTTTGAATCGAGCAGCAGGCATCCTGATACACCTGTGCCGTCATTGCTTAATGATTTTTCTTACGGAGACCCGGCTAAGGATTCGGTTCAATACAATTCAAGTGTTGTGATCAATATTGACCTTGATGATATTGAGCAGGTAAGCAATGTATGCCTGTATGCTTATCAGAGATCAGGGGATTTTGTGACATCCGGTTATGATCTTTCCGCGAGCATTAACGGCGAAGATTGGGAAGATATTTCCAGGGTGGTCAATAAACAGATTTCCGGTAATACAGACAGGGTCGAGCTTGGAATAGACAATAATTTTCGGGCCCGCTTTCTGAAACTTCACATTCACAAGCCATCAAATGCCGGCAGGATGCTGCTTGGTGAAATAACGGTTGAAACAAACAGTTCGGCTGATGATGCCCTCAATAGAGCTTTAAGGCCGTTAGATGTGAAATATGCTCTTGATAACCTGTTATTGGAAAACGGCGTGGATTTTCTTTACGGATGTTATCCCACAGAAGTTTTAAAAGACAGCCGCGGGAGGCTTTGCGGAGTCGTTTTTTCAAATCGTGCCGGGAGGCAGGCTGTTATTGCCGATACTCTAATTGATGTTTCACAAACTTCAGTTGTTGCCAGGCTTGCCGGAGCAGAGTTTGAGCCTTTTGCCGGCGGCAGGGTGAGCTGTGACCGGGTAGTGATTGGAGGCGAAGGCGTAAAAAGCGATATAGCTCATGTCGTAATGCCTCAAAAGATAGAACAGAAATACAACGCCGTGCGGTATATGTTTGATATCAATGTTGCGGAAGATAGTTTTACACAATACTGCCTCGCTGAACAGCTGGCAAGGGATATGACATGGCTGCGGGGACAGGTAGATGCGTCTGAATGTCTATCCGGCTTTCCTTTCTCCCGGCCCCTTATGCAGGGTAATGATGAATTTAAAAGTCTTATGCCCGCCGGTATTGACAATCTCTATGTTATTCAGTCTGCCGAATTTTGTGATGATAGCGTTGCGCAATTTGAGATTGGTGAGAGGCTCGGTATGAGAATCGCTGCTGAGGCGGAAGGAGCGGCCCGGTCGATAGATTTAAATAGTATCTCGGTTTTTAACGGGAATGAGAGTAAAGCCTCTGATGAGGCTCTAAGAGTTGATGTAAAGGAGTTTCTCAACGGGCCAAGGACATTTGATCAGCAATTCAAAACGGTTGTGTCAGAAAATGTAAAGCTCAAACTTGTCGATGGTTATGATGTTGTTGTGATTGGCGGCGGTACCAGCGGTGCGCCGGCGGCTATCGCCGCGTCGAGAAATGGAGCTAAGACCCTTGTCGTTGAATACCTTGATGGTTTAGGCGGTGTAGGGACGAGCGGTTTGATCGGGCGTTATTGTCTTGGTATAAGGAAAGGCTTTACCGAGGAAATAGACCGCGGAATGGCCGAACTTGGCGGTTATGATTACCAGATAGATAACGAAGGCCTTGGCACGCCCTGGGACATAGAGCTGAAAAAAGAATGGTATCGAAGGCAGCTTCGAAAAAACAAATGTGATATCTGGTTTGGTGCCATCGGCTGCGGGGCACTGGTTGAAAATGGTCATGTCAAAGGTGTGATCGCAGCAACACCGTACGGCAGGGTGGCGGTTAAGGCAGATGTAGTGATTGATTCTACAGGCAACAGCGACATCGCCGCGGCTGCCGGCGCCTCGACTATTTATACCGATGCAGATACCGTAGAGGTTCAGGGCACGGGTCTGCCGCCGCGGACGCTTGGTGCACGTTACACCAATACAGATTACAGTTTTGTGGATGACGGTGATATGCTTGATGTATGGCGTATGCACGTTTCTGCAAGGAAAAAATTCAAAGGCAGCTATGATATTGCACAGCTCATTGATACGCGTGAGCGGAGGCGAATCCAGGGGCGTTTTATTATAAGTCCGGTTGATATCTACAATCAGAGGACTTATCCTGATACTGTTGCCCGCGTTTACAGCAATTTTGACACTCATGGCTATACAACGCATCCATTGTTCAATCTAAAAACGCCGGAACACGGCGATTTCATATACGCCAATGTACCCTATCGCTGTATGCTGCCCGTTGGCCTTGAGGGGATAATCGTAACAGGTCTGGGTATAAGTGCCCACCGCGACGCCGTGCCGATATTACGAATGCAGCCTGATGTTCAGAATCACGGTTATGCCGCGGGCTGTGCCGCTGTATTAGCCGTTAAGAGTGGGGTGCTGCCCTCGGACATTGATGTTCATAAAATTCAGAAGCAGATGGTTGAAATCGGAGCTTTGCCGCGGGATATTATTTCTCAGCAGGATAGTTTTCCGCTGCCGCAAAACGCAATTAAAGAGGCTGTCAATGATGTGAGAGATGAATATAAGCGAGTTGAGCTGCTGATTAGCGACCCGCAAAGAAGCATACCACTGCTGCGAAAGGCCTGGAATGAGTCAAAAAGTAATGATAATAGGCTTAAATATGCTCATGTTCTTGCTATGCTTGGTGATGATACGGGAATTGATACTTTGATTGAAAAGGTGGATAATACAGCCTGGGATCCAGGTTGGAACTTTACGGCAGGAGGACAGTTCGGAAGCACGTTCAGCAAACTTGACAATTATATAATCGCGATGGGATATTCTAAGAATACAAAAGCTATTGATGCCATTATTGCCAGAGCGAAGACTCTTGATGCTTCCAGTGATTTCTCGCATTTCTGCGCCCTTGCGAGGGCCTGCAGCAGCTTTGAGGACAAAAAACTGGCGCCGCTTCTTTATTCTCTTCTTCAAAAAGAAGGCATTAGAGGGTACGCTCTTAATGATAAGTCAGAGCTTGATGAGTTTAACTCCAGATATTTCGGCAGCAAAGAGATAAGAAATTTAAATCTGCGTGAGATACTGCTGGCCAGAAGCCTGTACCAGTGCAGTGACCATAAGGGTCTTGGCGAGAAGGTTTTAAAAGAATACAGCGCGGATTTTCGCGGGCATTATGCAATCTGTGCCAATGCCGTGCTCAATGAATAA
- a CDS encoding right-handed parallel beta-helix repeat-containing protein: protein MYKNILFLSLFSCLLLLSASLAEPVVFYVSTNGSNSWSGTLPEPNAAGTDGPFATLTAARDKVRSLKWDQWGGSMQSPVEVQVRGGVYYESATFQLFWYDSGSENYPVTYKAYADEQPVFSGGRELPELTNVSGENYYSATVAQAQDHKWLFRQLWVGDKRYTLAKSPNTGYFYVAGIPEKPDGLDEYWENYWQCHHFNYHDYDLKMWPGLSDGDINLQVFSLWEVQTVVLGSVTPASKEGYTESHVLWGLNPNEEITAGGIVKRYFVENAPDAMDTSGEWYMDRNTGLLKVIPFADEDLSSMTAVAPVTQRALEITGNPDANQFVEYVSLEGLAFRHYAAPPLGRGQSSGYRSNQGAANHPACVQIDGARYVNIIGCEISRNGTHGIQLGRGCTNNRIEKCHIYDVGAGGIYIGERVHTNAGYSPGDYGRTGSNTIHNNYIHHGGQVVQSGMGMIIGQSDGNTVTNNEISYFKQSGIQIGWNWDTSTSYSHDNNISFNHIHHIGLNISSDLGGIYTVGENLNTTVNNNHIHDIFCWMEGSGKGLYPDENTKGVTYQNNVVYEVGAYCLGVNYCRDITLRNNIFASAYGKAPFMFGHRADARITNNIFYYYFGNPYSDNYDHISPSWFIECDNNIYWRQGGKPVLFQKPSPDGSTVTDRISFEQWKSETGFDSNSYVTDPMFTDPAKGDFSFKEDSLYAEIEFDPIDTSLAGLTGGQSWKSLPSQYNTEKSQPLFYEEFISSRMTTRTVAFSKDGFASGFEYNVPGNRPKGAEVTGPAVTVSDDKAGTGTYAVKAVSTGGEQAGFVYDMYDPIIYNGTVRFSCDYYREASAAIEFAFTDSADRGEIVLDSEGNLKVGQTILASTQHGKWYKLNLTFNVGRSSDGKCRISLSDFSSNVCDEVVNMPFKPDSLETVSIKSLIGNSTFYIDNLVVKKIGGGAMSFGNGLRTDNVDYAVFVSDYDNWHEDVELFDGHFLVFDDLYSLAGNWLSYNPQIIAAAWDFAGGSGQLCYSNVMGGGDLSLTGEESWTDDGFLFSDTAFFSISKDAPGSNLDFLKDFTVEASFKTTHTGTNTIWSRLNTVWEPGCKQFVVKNGKVFFDCGWVGTVPGNIIVNDGQWHTASVSYDKAFNRIDIYVDGELDVSSVLNVDLTSKPDNYDFFVGCQAELETGGRNAPFRGIIKEVLIYN from the coding sequence ATGTATAAAAATATTTTATTTTTGAGCTTGTTTTCATGTCTTTTGTTGCTTTCGGCTTCTCTCGCAGAGCCGGTTGTTTTCTATGTTTCTACAAACGGCAGCAACAGCTGGAGCGGGACTCTACCGGAGCCTAACGCAGCAGGGACTGATGGGCCGTTTGCCACTCTTACAGCGGCGAGGGACAAGGTTCGCAGTCTCAAGTGGGATCAGTGGGGCGGCAGTATGCAGTCACCCGTTGAGGTTCAGGTACGCGGCGGCGTGTATTATGAATCGGCAACCTTTCAGCTTTTTTGGTACGATTCGGGCTCAGAAAATTATCCTGTTACATACAAGGCCTACGCAGATGAACAACCTGTCTTTTCCGGCGGCAGGGAACTGCCGGAGTTAACAAATGTCTCGGGTGAGAATTATTATTCCGCGACTGTTGCACAAGCCCAGGATCATAAATGGCTTTTCAGACAGCTCTGGGTCGGCGATAAACGTTATACACTGGCAAAGAGCCCCAATACCGGTTATTTTTATGTTGCGGGTATTCCCGAAAAACCCGATGGGCTTGATGAGTACTGGGAAAACTATTGGCAGTGTCATCATTTTAATTATCATGACTACGATTTGAAGATGTGGCCCGGTCTTTCCGATGGAGATATAAATCTTCAGGTTTTTTCGCTCTGGGAAGTGCAGACAGTTGTTCTGGGAAGCGTTACTCCCGCATCTAAAGAGGGTTATACGGAAAGCCACGTACTCTGGGGGCTGAATCCCAACGAGGAGATAACTGCAGGCGGAATAGTAAAGCGTTATTTTGTCGAGAACGCTCCCGATGCAATGGACACATCAGGGGAATGGTACATGGACCGAAATACCGGATTGTTAAAGGTTATCCCGTTTGCCGATGAGGACTTAAGTTCTATGACGGCGGTTGCACCTGTTACGCAGAGAGCCTTAGAGATTACAGGCAACCCCGACGCAAATCAGTTTGTGGAGTATGTCAGTCTTGAAGGTTTAGCATTCCGGCATTACGCCGCTCCGCCGCTTGGACGAGGCCAGTCAAGCGGTTACCGGTCTAATCAGGGTGCGGCAAACCACCCTGCTTGTGTACAGATCGACGGAGCCAGGTATGTCAATATAATCGGCTGTGAAATCTCTCGCAACGGAACGCACGGAATACAGCTGGGCCGCGGCTGCACGAATAACAGGATTGAAAAATGCCATATATACGATGTCGGCGCGGGCGGCATATACATCGGTGAAAGAGTGCATACTAATGCCGGTTACAGCCCGGGCGATTATGGACGTACGGGAAGCAACACTATACATAACAATTATATTCATCACGGCGGCCAGGTTGTTCAGTCGGGTATGGGTATGATTATCGGCCAGTCGGACGGGAATACTGTAACTAACAATGAGATTTCATATTTTAAACAGTCTGGTATCCAGATAGGCTGGAACTGGGATACTTCTACAAGCTATTCTCATGACAATAATATAAGTTTCAATCATATCCACCATATAGGGCTGAATATATCAAGCGATCTTGGCGGCATATATACTGTTGGTGAAAATCTCAATACCACCGTCAATAACAATCACATTCACGATATCTTTTGCTGGATGGAGGGCAGCGGCAAGGGCCTTTATCCCGATGAGAATACAAAAGGTGTAACATATCAGAATAATGTGGTATATGAAGTAGGAGCGTATTGTCTTGGTGTAAACTACTGCCGTGATATAACTCTGCGGAACAATATCTTTGCTTCCGCCTACGGCAAGGCACCATTCATGTTCGGGCACAGGGCTGACGCGAGGATCACGAATAATATATTTTATTACTACTTTGGAAATCCTTACAGCGATAACTACGATCATATTTCTCCATCCTGGTTTATTGAGTGCGACAATAATATCTACTGGAGGCAGGGCGGTAAGCCGGTTCTGTTCCAGAAACCAAGCCCTGATGGAAGCACTGTTACAGACAGAATTAGTTTTGAACAATGGAAGAGTGAGACGGGTTTTGACAGTAACTCATATGTGACAGACCCGATGTTTACTGACCCGGCGAAAGGTGATTTCAGCTTCAAAGAGGATTCTCTCTATGCCGAGATAGAATTTGATCCGATAGATACCTCTCTTGCGGGCCTTACTGGTGGTCAAAGCTGGAAAAGCCTGCCATCTCAATACAATACGGAAAAATCTCAGCCGCTTTTCTACGAGGAGTTTATAAGCTCAAGAATGACTACACGCACAGTGGCCTTCTCAAAGGACGGATTTGCAAGCGGATTCGAGTATAATGTGCCGGGCAACAGGCCGAAGGGTGCAGAAGTAACCGGCCCCGCAGTAACAGTAAGTGATGATAAAGCCGGCACCGGAACCTATGCGGTCAAGGCAGTATCGACCGGAGGCGAGCAGGCGGGTTTTGTCTATGATATGTATGATCCGATAATCTATAACGGAACAGTTCGCTTTTCATGTGATTATTATCGGGAAGCCTCTGCCGCGATAGAATTCGCTTTTACTGACTCTGCTGACCGTGGTGAAATTGTACTGGACAGCGAAGGCAATCTGAAAGTAGGTCAAACTATACTCGCTTCGACGCAGCATGGTAAATGGTATAAACTGAATCTGACTTTCAATGTCGGCAGAAGCAGCGACGGCAAATGCCGGATATCTTTAAGTGACTTCAGCTCAAATGTTTGTGATGAAGTTGTAAATATGCCGTTTAAACCGGATTCTCTTGAAACGGTTTCAATAAAGTCACTTATCGGAAATTCAACGTTTTATATCGATAATCTTGTTGTTAAGAAGATCGGCGGCGGGGCAATGAGCTTTGGTAACGGCCTTCGGACAGACAATGTGGATTATGCTGTGTTTGTATCCGATTATGATAACTGGCACGAAGATGTTGAACTTTTTGATGGACATTTTCTGGTCTTTGACGATCTGTACAGCCTGGCCGGCAACTGGCTTTCCTATAATCCGCAGATAATAGCGGCAGCATGGGATTTTGCCGGCGGAAGCGGGCAGCTCTGTTATTCAAATGTCATGGGCGGAGGAGATTTGAGCCTGACCGGCGAAGAGAGCTGGACTGATGATGGTTTTTTATTTTCTGATACCGCTTTTTTTTCAATATCAAAGGATGCTCCAGGCAGCAATCTGGATTTTTTAAAAGATTTCACTGTTGAGGCGTCTTTCAAGACAACCCACACCGGGACTAATACCATCTGGTCACGTCTTAATACTGTCTGGGAGCCGGGGTGCAAGCAGTTTGTCGTCAAGAACGGTAAAGTTTTTTTTGATTGCGGCTGGGTTGGGACGGTGCCCGGCAATATTATTGTAAATGACGGCCAATGGCATACAGCCTCTGTATCTTATGATAAGGCCTTTAACCGTATTGATATTTATGTTGACGGCGAGCTTGATGTAAGCAGTGTTTTAAATGTCGATCTGACGAGCAAGCCGGATAATTATGATTTTTTTGTAGGATGCCAGGCGGAGCTTGAAACCGGCGGCAGAAACGCACCTTTCAGAGGAATCATAAAAGAGGTTTTAATATACAATTAA
- a CDS encoding type II secretion system protein, translating to MRKKRAFTLIELLVVISIIAMLMAILLPALGRVRKQAQKTVCLANMRGTGLSFQAYAASFDDKMPVIEYNRPPNMSANYFPVRGYYPYFGLLNVWGMLMEYGALDQENMHCPGDKNKPGSTYNWFQRQLQKGTPFNYSMQYFQVEPRYPLNDKGAPMVDFSYYYNLKMYTDFDQRTGRIYQLQWGSPNKPKSWRISESRYPSKLIPFSCHNAPIVTGSNYIYNDVMVHATNEKGNGHQAGFLDGHAEWVPLEKMEPRSVQNGDPDNQTFGGLKNLDWTNNGFKGFDVK from the coding sequence ATGAGGAAAAAACGCGCTTTTACACTAATCGAATTGTTGGTAGTAATCTCCATAATAGCCATGCTTATGGCTATACTCCTGCCGGCACTTGGCCGTGTCAGAAAGCAGGCCCAGAAAACCGTGTGTCTTGCGAATATGAGGGGTACCGGGCTTTCGTTTCAGGCTTATGCGGCATCTTTTGATGACAAAATGCCGGTTATTGAATATAACCGTCCGCCGAACATGTCAGCAAACTATTTTCCTGTAAGGGGTTATTATCCTTATTTCGGTCTGCTCAACGTGTGGGGTATGCTGATGGAATACGGGGCCCTGGATCAGGAAAACATGCATTGCCCAGGTGATAAAAACAAGCCGGGCTCTACTTATAACTGGTTTCAGAGACAGCTGCAGAAGGGCACTCCCTTTAACTATTCCATGCAGTACTTCCAGGTAGAACCGCGTTACCCCCTAAACGACAAGGGTGCTCCTATGGTGGATTTCAGCTATTATTATAACTTGAAAATGTACACGGATTTTGATCAGCGAACCGGGCGTATATATCAGCTGCAGTGGGGAAGCCCAAATAAGCCAAAATCCTGGAGAATAAGTGAGTCAAGATATCCTTCCAAGCTGATCCCTTTCAGCTGTCACAATGCTCCAATAGTTACAGGCAGCAACTATATTTATAACGATGTCATGGTTCACGCGACAAACGAAAAGGGCAATGGACACCAGGCGGGTTTTCTTGACGGTCATGCCGAATGGGTGCCGCTGGAGAAAATGGAACCCCGCTCAGTCCAGAATGGTGACCCTGACAACCAGACGTTTGGAGGGTTGAAGAATCTCGACTGGACTAATAACGGCTTTAAAGGTTTTGATGTAAAATAA
- a CDS encoding substrate-binding domain-containing protein — protein sequence MSTSQATESTNGREMVKDYILTQFKEGQKLPKIRVISNNLGTSVYAAERALTELSAEGYVERRPRFGSVRISRPSQDSSDLLLPKIHSIAFMADEIESFLAAEIMRGVDVACREHKMMLSLLNSDYSSETEKKLIKNLTHANCSGAVVRVGEHKENLQILEEMVPDDFPLVLVDRSDLDVRFPCVKMDQEKAGFDATNHLIELGHERIAHITYDSSVRPLLREMQKRKEGYQMALCKAGLPAPPDYVQEGALFTAGEHPGPSYYESLGYAPMNRLLLQKQRPTAVFLLYFHFVFGALKAIHDHGLKVPDDISLICIDDEPLAAHLNPPVTVYAQPLREIGFTAAEILIDMIDGKDISEKTFRLEGELIQRGSTGPVKK from the coding sequence ATGTCTACATCTCAAGCTACAGAAAGCACTAATGGTCGTGAGATGGTAAAAGATTATATTCTCACGCAATTCAAGGAAGGTCAAAAACTTCCTAAGATACGTGTAATATCCAATAATCTTGGTACCAGTGTTTACGCTGCCGAAAGAGCTTTAACCGAGTTGTCAGCCGAGGGTTACGTTGAAAGACGTCCGAGGTTTGGCAGTGTTCGTATAAGCCGTCCGTCTCAGGATTCCTCTGATTTGTTATTGCCCAAAATTCATTCGATTGCGTTTATGGCAGATGAAATCGAGTCGTTTCTGGCCGCTGAAATAATGCGGGGTGTTGATGTGGCCTGCAGAGAACATAAAATGATGCTGAGCCTGCTTAACAGTGATTACAGCTCAGAAACAGAGAAAAAACTGATTAAGAATCTGACTCATGCAAATTGTTCAGGTGCTGTTGTTCGTGTTGGCGAACACAAAGAAAACCTCCAGATATTGGAAGAGATGGTGCCGGATGATTTTCCTCTTGTTCTTGTTGACAGGAGCGATTTGGATGTACGTTTTCCGTGTGTAAAGATGGACCAGGAGAAGGCCGGCTTCGATGCGACAAATCATTTGATTGAGCTTGGCCACGAACGGATTGCCCATATAACGTACGATTCTTCAGTACGTCCGCTTTTACGTGAGATGCAGAAACGAAAAGAGGGTTATCAGATGGCATTATGTAAAGCAGGGCTGCCGGCCCCTCCGGATTATGTCCAGGAAGGGGCACTTTTCACCGCTGGCGAACATCCTGGGCCGTCTTATTACGAAAGCCTTGGATATGCTCCAATGAACAGGCTTCTTCTGCAGAAGCAGAGGCCAACAGCCGTTTTCCTGTTGTATTTTCACTTTGTGTTTGGCGCTCTAAAAGCCATTCATGACCATGGTTTAAAGGTTCCCGACGATATCAGCCTTATATGTATTGATGATGAGCCTTTAGCGGCACATCTGAATCCGCCTGTTACGGTCTATGCGCAGCCGCTCCGCGAAATCGGTTTTACCGCAGCCGAAATACTTATAGATATGATTGACGGGAAAGACATCAGTGAAAAAACTTTCCGTCTTGAAGGTGAGCTGATACAAAGAGGTTCCACAGGACCTGTAAAAAAATAA